One genomic region from Pseudomonas hormoni encodes:
- a CDS encoding nuclear transport factor 2 family protein — MTTDSTEKESVKTTVKHYVEGMVFADESLLRQAFHPSCRIIGHYHKALEWLSLDEFIDAIKTEGPAAKEVKPFWEVIDLDITGDAAAVKIIDDYAGMRFTDYLSLLKIDDRWVIINKLYYYHES; from the coding sequence ATGACAACTGATTCCACAGAAAAAGAGTCTGTCAAAACTACAGTCAAACACTATGTCGAGGGTATGGTCTTCGCTGACGAATCGTTGTTGCGACAGGCTTTTCATCCGTCTTGTCGCATCATCGGTCACTACCACAAAGCACTTGAATGGCTGTCCCTTGATGAGTTTATCGACGCGATCAAAACCGAGGGCCCGGCGGCAAAAGAGGTGAAGCCTTTTTGGGAAGTGATTGACCTGGATATAACGGGCGACGCCGCCGCCGTAAAAATAATCGATGATTATGCGGGGATGAGGTTTACCGATTACCTGTCGCTACTGAAAATCGATGATCGCTGGGTGATCATTAACAAGCTCTACTACTACCATGAGTCTTGA
- a CDS encoding sterol desaturase family protein, producing the protein MDALAVLYNGLTAWVIEPVIRQFLGLFDLNGRMGLLFLFSSYSIAYALFRFRKHRGLTEAQSFGQFIGGRRVYFHRSALLDYRYYFVRAILKVALVLPIVGLVDPLVLRSGDYIAFFTNLWGARVQVEQNLSLSLLYGLGVFLVKDFMAYWAHRAFHSRWLWAFHKVHHSAPVLVPATASRVHFVEKIVEKLSTIIGIGAYAGVFWYACGGEISRYSLFGVTYLVFILNALAGNLRHSHVWLSFGPVLEHVLNSPAQHQIHHSDAPQHINKNFSINLSMWDWMFGTLYVTTSKPEVLRFGTGEQDHDRYLTVYSLIVTPFIDITRRVRMTKRPDRSRTPVRAIQHALAEMEVSHDN; encoded by the coding sequence GTGGATGCCCTTGCGGTGCTCTATAACGGCCTGACCGCGTGGGTGATCGAGCCCGTCATCCGCCAGTTCCTGGGCCTTTTCGATCTGAATGGGCGCATGGGTTTACTGTTTCTGTTCTCGTCGTACAGCATCGCCTACGCCCTGTTCCGGTTCAGAAAGCATCGAGGTCTCACCGAAGCACAGTCGTTCGGACAGTTCATCGGCGGGCGACGCGTGTATTTCCATCGTTCGGCGTTGCTCGATTACCGCTACTACTTTGTGCGGGCGATTCTGAAAGTGGCGTTGGTGTTGCCGATTGTCGGCCTGGTGGACCCGCTCGTCCTGCGCTCCGGCGACTACATCGCCTTTTTTACCAACCTGTGGGGTGCGCGGGTGCAAGTGGAGCAAAACCTGTCACTGTCCTTGCTCTACGGCCTGGGCGTTTTCCTGGTGAAAGACTTCATGGCCTACTGGGCTCACCGCGCCTTTCATTCCCGATGGCTCTGGGCCTTTCACAAAGTCCATCACTCGGCGCCGGTGCTGGTGCCGGCGACGGCCAGCCGGGTTCATTTCGTCGAGAAGATTGTCGAAAAGCTCTCGACGATCATCGGCATCGGCGCCTATGCCGGCGTCTTCTGGTACGCCTGTGGTGGCGAGATCAGCCGCTATTCCCTGTTTGGCGTGACGTATCTGGTGTTCATCCTCAATGCGCTGGCGGGAAACCTGCGTCACAGCCATGTCTGGTTGTCGTTCGGCCCAGTGCTCGAGCACGTACTTAACAGCCCGGCCCAGCACCAGATCCACCACAGCGACGCACCGCAACACATCAACAAAAACTTCAGTATCAACCTGTCAATGTGGGACTGGATGTTCGGTACGCTCTACGTCACCACGTCGAAGCCCGAAGTCCTCCGGTTCGGCACCGGTGAACAGGATCACGACAGATACCTGACGGTCTACAGCCTGATTGTCACGCCGTTTATCGACATTACCCGCAGGGTCCGTATGACGAAACGACCTGATCGTTCGCGGACGCCCGTGCGAGCCATTCAGCATGCGTTAGCAGAAATGGAGGTGAGTCATGACAACTGA
- a CDS encoding cysteine hydrolase family protein, with amino-acid sequence MTTALLIIDVQRALCAGEYECFEIARVIERINGLSARARKAGIPVVLIQHEEEGSPLAYNADGWQLAEGLETSPKDWHVRKTTPDSFYQTNLQKQLPKEDFERLVICGLQTDYCVNATVRQALQLGYDVVLAADAHSTVDNGNLAAEDIIAEHNKDLAHLTGSVARIDVTPAAAITF; translated from the coding sequence ATGACTACCGCATTGTTAATCATTGACGTCCAGCGGGCGCTCTGCGCTGGCGAGTACGAGTGCTTCGAGATTGCGCGTGTCATCGAACGCATCAACGGCCTCAGCGCCAGAGCCCGAAAGGCCGGGATTCCGGTGGTGCTGATCCAGCATGAGGAAGAGGGAAGTCCGCTGGCGTATAACGCTGACGGCTGGCAACTGGCCGAAGGGCTGGAAACATCGCCCAAGGATTGGCACGTACGCAAGACCACACCGGATTCGTTCTACCAGACCAACCTGCAAAAGCAGCTGCCGAAGGAAGATTTCGAACGCCTGGTCATCTGCGGCCTGCAAACCGACTATTGCGTGAATGCCACCGTGCGTCAGGCGCTGCAACTGGGTTACGACGTGGTGCTGGCAGCTGACGCTCACTCCACTGTCGATAACGGAAACCTCGCCGCCGAAGACATCATCGCCGAGCACAACAAGGACCTGGCACATTTGACCGGCTCGGTGGCGCGGATCGACGTGACGCCCGCGGCCGCCATCACGTTCTAG
- the ggt gene encoding gamma-glutamyltransferase, with protein MKFEPFAKSLIATSLALSCLMAHAASVAPVAAENGMVVTAQHLASHVGVDVLKNGGNAVDAAVAVGYALAVVYPAAGNLGGGGFMTIQLADGRKTFLDFREKAPLAATADMYLDKEGNVVPDLSTRGHLAVGVPGTVSGMELALSKYGTKPRKEVIEPAIKLAEDGFVLEQGDVDLLEYATDVFKKDIKDSGSIFLSNGEPMQVGQKLVQKDLGKTLREISEKGADGFYKGWVADAIVTSSQANKGIITQADLDKYKTRELAPIECDYRGYHVVSAPPPSSGGVVICEIMNILDGYPMKDLGYHSAQGMHYQIEAMRHAYVDRNSYLGDPDFVKNPIAHLLDKNYATKIRAAINPQKAAVSSELKPGVAPHEGSNTTHYSIVDKWGNAVSVTYTLNDWFGAGVMASKTGVILNDEMDDFTSKIGVPNMYGLVQGEANAIAPGKAPLSSMSPTIVTKDGKVVMVVGTPGGSRIITATLLTILNVIDYGMNIQEAVDAPRFHQQWLPEETNLETFTTSPDTVKLLESWGHKFAGPQDANHIAAILVGAPSLDGKPVGKNRFYGANDPRRNTGLSLGY; from the coding sequence ATGAAGTTCGAACCTTTTGCCAAATCGCTCATCGCGACCTCCTTGGCGCTCAGCTGCCTGATGGCCCACGCGGCCTCCGTCGCGCCCGTCGCAGCCGAAAACGGCATGGTGGTCACTGCCCAGCACCTGGCCAGCCACGTGGGTGTGGATGTGCTCAAGAACGGTGGCAACGCCGTCGATGCCGCCGTCGCGGTCGGGTATGCGCTGGCGGTGGTGTATCCCGCGGCGGGCAACCTGGGTGGCGGCGGTTTCATGACGATTCAACTGGCGGACGGGCGCAAGACTTTCCTCGACTTCCGCGAAAAAGCCCCCCTGGCCGCGACTGCCGACATGTACCTCGACAAGGAGGGCAATGTCGTCCCGGACCTCAGCACCCGTGGTCACCTCGCGGTCGGCGTGCCGGGCACGGTTTCCGGCATGGAACTGGCGCTGAGCAAGTACGGCACCAAACCGCGCAAGGAAGTGATCGAACCGGCGATCAAGCTCGCCGAAGACGGTTTTGTGCTGGAGCAGGGCGATGTCGATTTGCTGGAGTACGCCACCGACGTGTTCAAGAAGGACATCAAGGATTCCGGCTCGATCTTCCTGAGCAACGGCGAACCGATGCAGGTCGGGCAGAAACTCGTGCAAAAAGACCTGGGCAAGACCCTGCGGGAAATTTCCGAGAAGGGCGCCGACGGTTTCTATAAGGGGTGGGTGGCCGACGCCATCGTCACCTCCAGCCAGGCCAACAAGGGCATCATCACCCAGGCCGATCTCGACAAGTACAAGACCCGCGAACTGGCGCCGATCGAGTGTGACTATCGTGGCTATCACGTGGTCTCGGCACCGCCGCCAAGCTCTGGCGGCGTGGTCATCTGCGAGATCATGAACATCCTCGACGGCTACCCGATGAAGGACCTGGGCTACCACTCGGCGCAGGGCATGCACTACCAGATCGAAGCCATGCGCCACGCGTATGTGGACCGCAACAGCTACCTCGGCGACCCGGACTTCGTGAAGAACCCGATCGCGCATCTGCTGGATAAAAACTACGCCACCAAAATCCGCGCTGCCATCAACCCACAGAAGGCCGCTGTGTCCAGCGAGCTCAAACCCGGGGTTGCGCCGCATGAAGGCAGCAACACCACCCATTACTCGATCGTCGACAAATGGGGCAACGCGGTCTCGGTGACCTACACCTTGAACGACTGGTTCGGCGCTGGCGTCATGGCCAGCAAGACCGGGGTCATTCTCAATGACGAAATGGACGACTTCACCTCGAAAATCGGCGTACCGAACATGTACGGCCTGGTGCAAGGGGAGGCCAACGCCATCGCGCCCGGCAAGGCACCGCTGTCGTCCATGAGCCCGACCATCGTCACCAAGGATGGCAAAGTGGTGATGGTTGTCGGCACGCCGGGTGGCAGTCGCATCATCACTGCGACCTTGCTGACCATCCTCAACGTGATCGACTACGGCATGAACATCCAGGAAGCGGTGGATGCGCCGCGTTTCCACCAGCAGTGGTTGCCGGAAGAGACCAACCTGGAAACCTTCACCACCAGCCCGGACACGGTGAAGCTGCTCGAAAGCTGGGGGCACAAGTTCGCCGGGCCGCAGGATGCCAACCATATCGCGGCGATCCTGGTCGGGGCGCCGTCGCTGGACGGTAAACCGGTGGGCAAAAACCGTTTCTACGGGGCGAACGATCCGCGTCGCAACACCGGGTTGTCGCTGGGTTATTGA
- a CDS encoding methylated-DNA--[protein]-cysteine S-methyltransferase, giving the protein MTFTFTTMASPVGELKLVANGSRLAAILWENDKPNRVRLGSLSEAPDNPILVRARQQLTEYFAGTRNRFDLELDFVGTDFQKKVWQALLTIPFGETRSYSQIAEQIGNPSAVRAVGAANGKNPISIVAPCHRVIGASGKLTGFAGGLEAKELLLTLEGCRGKTGRLEGF; this is encoded by the coding sequence ATGACGTTTACCTTCACCACCATGGCCTCCCCGGTCGGCGAATTGAAGCTGGTCGCGAACGGCTCAAGACTGGCGGCCATCCTCTGGGAAAACGACAAGCCGAACCGGGTGCGGCTCGGCTCGCTGAGTGAAGCCCCGGACAACCCGATCCTTGTTCGCGCCCGACAGCAACTGACGGAATACTTTGCCGGCACACGAAATCGCTTCGATCTGGAGCTCGATTTCGTCGGGACCGACTTTCAGAAGAAGGTGTGGCAGGCACTGTTGACCATTCCGTTCGGCGAAACCCGCAGCTATAGCCAGATTGCCGAGCAGATCGGCAACCCGAGCGCGGTTCGCGCGGTGGGTGCGGCGAATGGCAAGAACCCGATCTCGATTGTTGCGCCGTGTCATCGGGTGATCGGCGCATCGGGGAAACTGACGGGGTTTGCGGGTGGGCTTGAGGCGAAGGAATTGTTGCTGACGCTGGAAGGTTGTCGAGGTAAAACCGGACGTCTCGAAGGCTTTTGA
- a CDS encoding NUDIX domain-containing protein yields MPNTAERVNIIESQVLSHDWYLLKKITFDYQRNNGEWQRQTREVYDRGNGAAILLFNREKRTVVLTRQFRLPVFVNGHDGLLIEVAAGLLEGAAPEERIRDEAEEETGYRVHHVQKVFEAYMSPGSVTEKLHFFIAEYDASSKVSDGGGLEEETEELEVLEWSFDAALEAFYRGEICDAKTIMLLQYAAMKNIFA; encoded by the coding sequence ATGCCGAACACAGCCGAGCGGGTCAACATCATCGAGTCCCAGGTGTTGTCCCACGACTGGTATTTGCTGAAGAAAATCACCTTTGATTACCAGCGCAACAATGGCGAATGGCAGCGCCAGACCCGCGAGGTCTACGACCGTGGCAATGGCGCGGCGATTCTGCTGTTCAACCGTGAAAAGAGAACCGTCGTGCTGACGCGTCAGTTCCGCTTGCCGGTGTTCGTCAACGGTCACGACGGTTTGCTGATCGAAGTGGCGGCGGGGTTGCTTGAAGGTGCTGCGCCGGAAGAGCGCATACGCGATGAAGCGGAAGAGGAAACCGGTTATCGCGTGCACCATGTGCAGAAGGTCTTCGAGGCCTACATGAGCCCCGGCTCGGTGACTGAAAAACTGCACTTCTTCATCGCCGAATACGACGCTTCATCGAAAGTCAGCGACGGTGGCGGGCTGGAGGAAGAAACCGAAGAACTGGAGGTGCTGGAGTGGTCGTTCGATGCGGCGCTCGAGGCGTTTTATCGCGGCGAAATCTGCGATGCGAAGACCATCATGCTGCTGCAGTACGCGGCGATGAAAAACATCTTCGCCTGA
- a CDS encoding hemerythrin domain-containing protein — MNIFEALRESHDRQRTYAKALIKTSGDTPERVEAYKQLKSELQAHETAEERHFYIPLMEFDSGVDLSRHAISEHHEMDEMMEELDETEMSSPAWLATAKKLSEKVHHHLKEEEQKFFQMAGKLLDDKQKETLAGQYEKEYKAQLS, encoded by the coding sequence TTGAACATTTTTGAAGCCTTGCGCGAAAGCCATGACCGCCAACGCACCTACGCGAAGGCATTGATCAAGACCAGCGGCGACACCCCGGAACGCGTCGAAGCGTACAAACAGCTCAAGTCCGAACTCCAGGCGCACGAAACCGCTGAAGAACGGCATTTCTATATCCCGTTGATGGAATTCGATAGTGGCGTCGACCTCAGCCGCCATGCGATTTCCGAACACCATGAGATGGACGAAATGATGGAAGAACTCGACGAGACCGAGATGTCCAGCCCGGCCTGGCTGGCGACCGCGAAGAAACTTTCCGAGAAGGTCCATCACCACTTGAAAGAGGAAGAGCAGAAGTTCTTCCAGATGGCCGGCAAGTTGCTCGACGACAAGCAGAAAGAAACGCTCGCCGGGCAATATGAGAAGGAATACAAGGCGCAACTGTCATGA